The following proteins are co-located in the Nilaparvata lugens isolate BPH chromosome 14, ASM1435652v1, whole genome shotgun sequence genome:
- the LOC111043474 gene encoding zinc finger protein 771 isoform X1 — MERAECNEVWIKNEFNELENKDASSISSEDSYSKTIGENQVTDDEENLENNNLRQNFENEEEEEEEVGGEAKENNDYEIREEKWEEEVKEEEEDEAGNEDDEREGDIEEKTDIPDVLYPNILIENGSPIKLVDDLQEDLLNNLKPNENDDLAKAGVLIHCTKCKIILTSNAALLDHRKICSAVPYPMEKPPTPVITYPEFCDGRLANPKPTVRKRIRNKNKPKTQQKAALFEIRDGLFWCTQCSYKTATDSGLRHHRRAHQERLASFKCHLCAYGCAKSRDLERHLRTHTGERPFRCEICHYQCASLSNLKRHTMRHTGELPYACKECDFRCARVGTLEIHERTHNKQKPYQCKLCARAFAAASSLKRHEGMHAGDLMCNECDYRCGQKHLLKRHLERHERDRLKKKDNDGSEGKKKKKKKGKEKKMSNERVECDRERTVADKIEREENMILINEESVENSVRIEREENIIVKEENC, encoded by the exons ATGGAAAGAGCAGAATGCAATGAAGTTtggataaaaaatgaattcaatgagTTGGAG AATAAAGATGCATCTTCAATAAGTTCAGAAGATTCATATAGTAAAACAATTGGAGAAAATCAAGTTACAGATGATGAAGAAAACTTGGAAAACAACAACTTACGacaaaactttgaaaatgaggaggaggaagaagaagaagtaggaggtgAAGCAAAAGAGAACAATGATTATGAAATAAGAGAAGaaaagtgggaggaggaggtgaaagaggaggaggaggatgaagcgGGTAACGAGGATGATGAGAGAGAAGGAGATATAGAAGAAAAGACTGATATTCCTGATGTACTCTATCCAAATATTCTCATTGAAAATGGCTCGCCAATTAAATTGGTTGACGATTTGCAAGaagatttattaaataatttaaaaccaAACGAAAATGATGACCTTGCAAAAGCTG GAGTCTTAATCCACTGTACAAAGTGCAAGATAATTTTGACGAGCAATGCAGCCCTCCTGGACCACCGCAAAATCTGTTCAGCCGTGCCCTATCCAATGGAGAAGCCTCCGACGCCTGTCATCACCTACCCCGAGTTTTGTGACGGGCGCCTAGCCAACCCTAAGCCGACGGTTAGGAAGCGGATTCGCAATAAGAACAAACCCAAAACTCAGCAGAAGGCGGCCCTGTTCGAGATAAGGGATGGCCTGTTCTGGTGTACGCAGTGCAGCTACAAGACTGCCACAG ATAGCGGCCTACGGCATCACCGCCGCGCCCACCAGGAGCGGCTGGCCAGCTTCAAGTGCCACCTGTGCGCCTACGGCTGCGCCAAGTCACGTGACCTGGAGCGGCACCTGCGCACGCACACGGGCGAGCGGCCATTCAGGTGTGAGATCTGCCACTACCAGTGCGCCAGTCTGTCCAACCTCAAACGACACACCATGCGTCACACCGGCGAACTGCCCTATGCCTGCAAGGAATGCGATTTCAG ATGTGCCAGAGTCGGAACCCTGGAAATCCACGAGCGAACACACAATAAACAGAAGCCCTACCAGTGTAAGCTGTGTGCTCGCGCCTTCGCAGCGGCTTCAAGTCTCAAGAGGCATGAAGGAATGCATGCTGGGGATCTCATGTGTAACGAATGTGACTACAG GTGCGGCCAAAAGCATCTGTTGAAACGACACCTCGAAAGACACGAGAGAGACCGTCTAAAGAAGAAAGACAACGACGGCAGCGAAggcaagaaaaagaagaagaagaagggaaaagagaagaagatgtcCAACGAAAGGGTGGAATGTGATAGGGAAAGAACAGTGGCTGACAAAATAGAAAGAGAGGAAAATATGATACTAATAAACGAAGAAAGTGTTGAGAATAGTGTTAGAATAGAAAGAGAGGAAAATATAATAGTGAAagaagaaaattgttga
- the LOC111043474 gene encoding zinc finger protein 771 isoform X2, translating into MERAECNEVWIKNEFNELENKDASSISSEDSYSKTIGENQVTDDEENLENNNLRQNFENEEEEEEEVGGEAKENNDYEIREEKWEEEVKEEEEDEAGNEDDEREGDIEEKTDIPDVLYPNILIENGSPIKLVDDLQEDLLNNLKPNENDDLAKAGVLIHCTKCKIILTSNAALLDHRKICSAVPYPMEKPPTPVITYPEFCDGRLANPKPTVRKRIRNKNKPKTQQKAALFEIRDGLFWCTQCSYKTATDSGLRHHRRAHQERLASFKCHLCAYGCAKSRDLERHLRTHTGERPFRCEICHYQCASLSNLKRHTMRHTGELPYACKECDFRCARVGTLEIHERTHNKQKPYQCKLCARAFAAASSLKRHEGMHAGDLMCNECDYRCGQKHLLKRHLERHERDRLKKKDNDGSEGKKKKKKKGKEKKMSNERVECDRERTVADKIEREENMILINEESVENSVRIEREENIIVKEENC; encoded by the exons ATGGAAAGAGCAGAATGCAATGAAGTTtggataaaaaatgaattcaatgagTTGGAG AATAAAGATGCATCCTCAATAAGTTCAGAAGATTCATATAGTAAAACAATTGGAGAAAATCAAGTAACAGATGATGAAGAAAACTTGGAAAACAACAACTTACGACAAAA ctttgaaaatgaggaggaggaagaagaagaagtaggaggtgAAGCAAAAGAGAACAATGATTATGAAATAAGAGAAGaaaagtgggaggaggaggtgaaagaggaggaggaggatgaagcgGGTAACGAGGATGATGAGAGAGAAGGAGATATAGAAGAAAAGACTGATATTCCTGATGTACTCTATCCAAATATTCTCATTGAAAATGGCTCGCCAATTAAATTGGTTGACGATTTGCAAGaagatttattaaataatttaaaaccaAACGAAAATGATGACCTTGCAAAAGCTG GAGTCTTAATCCACTGTACAAAGTGCAAGATAATTTTGACGAGCAATGCAGCCCTCCTGGACCACCGCAAAATCTGTTCAGCCGTGCCCTATCCAATGGAGAAGCCTCCGACGCCTGTCATCACCTACCCCGAGTTTTGTGACGGGCGCCTAGCCAACCCTAAGCCGACGGTTAGGAAGCGGATTCGCAATAAGAACAAACCCAAAACTCAGCAGAAGGCGGCCCTGTTCGAGATAAGGGATGGCCTGTTCTGGTGTACGCAGTGCAGCTACAAGACTGCCACAG ATAGCGGCCTACGGCATCACCGCCGCGCCCACCAGGAGCGGCTGGCCAGCTTCAAGTGCCACCTGTGCGCCTACGGCTGCGCCAAGTCACGTGACCTGGAGCGGCACCTGCGCACGCACACGGGCGAGCGGCCATTCAGGTGTGAGATCTGCCACTACCAGTGCGCCAGTCTGTCCAACCTCAAACGACACACCATGCGTCACACCGGCGAACTGCCCTATGCCTGCAAGGAATGCGATTTCAG ATGTGCCAGAGTCGGAACCCTGGAAATCCACGAGCGAACACACAATAAACAGAAGCCCTACCAGTGTAAGCTGTGTGCTCGCGCCTTCGCAGCGGCTTCAAGTCTCAAGAGGCATGAAGGAATGCATGCTGGGGATCTCATGTGTAACGAATGTGACTACAG GTGCGGCCAAAAGCATCTGTTGAAACGACACCTCGAAAGACACGAGAGAGACCGTCTAAAGAAGAAAGACAACGACGGCAGCGAAggcaagaaaaagaagaagaagaagggaaaagagaagaagatgtcCAACGAAAGGGTGGAATGTGATAGGGAAAGAACAGTGGCTGACAAAATAGAAAGAGAGGAAAATATGATACTAATAAACGAAGAAAGTGTTGAGAATAGTGTTAGAATAGAAAGAGAGGAAAATATAATAGTGAAagaagaaaattgttga
- the LOC111043474 gene encoding histone H3.v1 isoform X3, translating into MERAECNEVWIKNEFNELENKDASSISSEDSYSKTIGENQVTDDEENLENNNLRQNFENEEEEEEEVGGEAKENNDYEIREEKWEEEVKEEEEDEAGNEDDEREGDIEEKTDIPDVLYPNILIENGSPIKLVDDLQEDLLNNLKPNENDDLAKAGVLIHCTKCKIILTSNAALLDHRKICSAVPYPMEKPPTPVITYPEFCDGRLANPKPTVRKRIRNKNKPKTQQKAALFEIRDGLFWCTQCSYKTATAAYGITAAPTRSGWPASSATCAPTAAPSHVTWSGTCARTRASGHSGVRSATTSAPVCPTSNDTPCVTPANCPMPARNAISDVPESEPWKSTSEHTINRSPTSVSCVLAPSQRLQVSRGMKECMLGISCVTNVTTGAAKSIC; encoded by the exons ATGGAAAGAGCAGAATGCAATGAAGTTtggataaaaaatgaattcaatgagTTGGAG AATAAAGATGCATCTTCAATAAGTTCAGAAGATTCATATAGTAAAACAATTGGAGAAAATCAAGTTACAGATGATGAAGAAAACTTGGAAAACAACAACTTACGacaaaactttgaaaatgaggaggaggaagaagaagaagtaggaggtgAAGCAAAAGAGAACAATGATTATGAAATAAGAGAAGaaaagtgggaggaggaggtgaaagaggaggaggaggatgaagcgGGTAACGAGGATGATGAGAGAGAAGGAGATATAGAAGAAAAGACTGATATTCCTGATGTACTCTATCCAAATATTCTCATTGAAAATGGCTCGCCAATTAAATTGGTTGACGATTTGCAAGaagatttattaaataatttaaaaccaAACGAAAATGATGACCTTGCAAAAGCTG GAGTCTTAATCCACTGTACAAAGTGCAAGATAATTTTGACGAGCAATGCAGCCCTCCTGGACCACCGCAAAATCTGTTCAGCCGTGCCCTATCCAATGGAGAAGCCTCCGACGCCTGTCATCACCTACCCCGAGTTTTGTGACGGGCGCCTAGCCAACCCTAAGCCGACGGTTAGGAAGCGGATTCGCAATAAGAACAAACCCAAAACTCAGCAGAAGGCGGCCCTGTTCGAGATAAGGGATGGCCTGTTCTGGTGTACGCAGTGCAGCTACAAGACTGCCACAG CGGCCTACGGCATCACCGCCGCGCCCACCAGGAGCGGCTGGCCAGCTTCAAGTGCCACCTGTGCGCCTACGGCTGCGCCAAGTCACGTGACCTGGAGCGGCACCTGCGCACGCACACGGGCGAGCGGCCATTCAGGTGTGAGATCTGCCACTACCAGTGCGCCAGTCTGTCCAACCTCAAACGACACACCATGCGTCACACCGGCGAACTGCCCTATGCCTGCAAGGAATGCGATTTCAG ATGTGCCAGAGTCGGAACCCTGGAAATCCACGAGCGAACACACAATAAACAGAAGCCCTACCAGTGTAAGCTGTGTGCTCGCGCCTTCGCAGCGGCTTCAAGTCTCAAGAGGCATGAAGGAATGCATGCTGGGGATCTCATGTGTAACGAATGTGACTACAG GTGCGGCCAAAAGCATCTGTTGA